One window from the genome of Podospora pseudocomata strain CBS 415.72m chromosome 6, whole genome shotgun sequence encodes:
- a CDS encoding hypothetical protein (COG:D; COG:O; BUSCO:EOG09265DVA; EggNog:ENOG503P3UE), giving the protein MNEVVVLTNYQGSSPAASAEVTQAPGYTHQQPQFLSPVTPSHQEPLAEVEEVGMEHYRTQDHEVAVQEARGQFEEEPEDGPEGDLDQDEPAPEDDDPDAYGYREPRDDDTYYSEEYMDEDDFDDGQEQDGSDQLQEPPFDPTALGLKEINNLAHFGVSSHKPGNGVTELLSDDTDKYWQSDGQQPHLLTMHFVRRVEIRAIRFYVDYSQDESYTPTNIVFYAGTSPHDLIQFAEMPLVNPVGWQDVPISDAGGGYDGHSLCCWVVQMHVKENHQNGKDTHIRGIKIYGLDESLVGGAALEDLPREPTINLASRPSNRATLQSLTVDEEKTLQELLDSFDQHPPSGDGSFSNFPDFMREPEIR; this is encoded by the exons ATGAATGAGGTAGTAGTATTGACTAACTATCAGGGCAGCTCACCCGCAGCCTCGGCCGAAGTTACCCAGGCCCCAGGTTACACTCACCAACAGCCCCAGTTTCTGTCTCCTGTCACCCCGTCTCACCAGGAGCCACTTGCGGAAGTTGAGGAAGTCGGTATGGAGCACTACCGAACTCAAGACCACGAGGTGGCAGTTCAAGAGGCTCGGGGCCAGTTTGAAGAGGAGCCAGAGGATGGGCCAGAGGGAGATTTGGACCAAGATGAGCCGGCGCCggaggacgacgaccccGACGCCTATGGCTATAGAGAGCCTCGCGATGACGACACCTACTACAGCGAAGAATACATGGATGAAgacgactttgacgacgGGCAGGAGCAGGACGGTTCCGACCAGCTTCAGGAACCCCCATTTGACCCCACTGCTCTCGGATTGAAGGAGatcaacaaccttgcgcATTTTGGAGTCAGCAGCCACAAGCCCGGAAACGGAGTTACCGAGCTCTTGAGCGACGATACAGACAAGTACTGGCA ATCGGACGGCCAACAGCCTCACCTTCTCACGATGCATTTTGTGCGCCGTGTTGAGATCCGTGCCATCCGGTTCTACGTGGATTATAGCCAAGACGAGTCTTATACGCCTACCAACATTGTCTTCTATGCCGGGACAAGCCCTCATGATCTGATTCAGTTTGCCGAGATGCCTCTGGTGAACCCCGTGGGTTGGCAAGACGTTCCCATCAGCGATGCTGGCGGCGGCTATGATGGACACTCGTTGTGTTGCTGGGTGGTGCAGATGCACGTCAAagaaaaccaccaaaatggCAAAGACACCCACATCCGTGGCATCAAGATTTACGGCCTGGATGAGAGCTTGGTGGGGGGAGCGGCGCTAGAAGACCTGCCCCGGGAACCCACCATCAATCTTGCCTCACGCCCTTCCAACCGAGCCACACTGCAAAGCTTGACCGTGGACGAGGAAAAGACTCTCCAGGAGCTTCTTGATTCTTTTGACCAACATCCGCCTTCTGGGGATGGGAGCTTCTCAAACTTCCCCGACTTTATGCGGGAGCCCGAGATTCGCTGA